GCACCACGCCGGGATCGCGGCACTGCTCGCCCCGCACGCCACCCTCCTGACCGCCGACGACGCCTGGACCGGCGGCCTGTTCGGCCCACCCGCCCACGCCGATCCCCGCCTGCGCCCGCGCGTGGGCGATCTGATCGCCGTCCCGCACCCCGGTCACGCCATCCGCCGCCCCACCAGCCCCGCCCCCATGCTCGGCCTGCACGGCGCCTGGACCGCCGAGGAGATGCTCGTGCCCGTCCTCAGCGTGCGGGTCTAGCCCAGCCAGCGCAGGTGCCACGTGACGTCCTGTACGTGGTCGCCCCAGTGAGAGTCGTGGGAGAAGCGCAGCCACGCCAGCGCATCGGCCTCGTCCGTGTCGGCCAGCGCGAGAGCCGTGCGCAGGTCAAGGGCGAGGTCTGTCAGGTCGTCCAGCGCGTCGCCGATCTCGGCGGGGAGGTCGCAGTGGCCCAGGGCGCGGCCGGTGGCCGGGTCGTAGAAGCCGAGTTCCGGCCACGCCCCGGCGATAGAGGCGCGCAGGTCGCGGTACGCCTCGCGCGGCAGGTCATCAGCGTCTGGGACGCCGAAGGGCAGCGCCTGAACTTCCCGCCGCAACCCATCGAGCAGGTCGGCCAGTTCGCCGGGCGTGCAATCCCCCCGTTCCAGAAGGGCCGCGTGAACCCGGCGCACGTGCGCCAGCATCAGGACAGCAGGACGGCCGGACGCTTCTTCGGCGGGGCCTTGGCTTCCGGCAGGGTGGGAACGTGGTCCTCGATCAGGCCGCCGCCCAGCAGGCGCGGCCCGGCGTACAGTACGGCGCTCTGACCGGGCGCGACTGCGAACTGCGGGTCCGCGAAGGCCAGCTCGAAGCCGCTCTCGTCGGCGCGCACCACGCGGGCCTTGACGGGCGCGGTGCGGTAGCGCACCTGCACCTCCAGTTCCTCCGGCAGGTCGGTCAGGTCGATCAGGTAGTTGGCACTCTGCGCCTTCAGGCCGGTCCACAGGCAGTCGTCGTAGTCGCCCACCCAGACGGTGTTCGTGTCGGGCGCCAGATGCACGACGTGCCGCACGCGGTGCGACTGGTACAGGCCCAGGCCCTTCTTCTGACCCAGC
The DNA window shown above is from Deinococcus sp. LM3 and carries:
- a CDS encoding DUF5063 domain-containing protein, which encodes MRRVHAALLERGDCTPGELADLLDGLRREVQALPFGVPDADDLPREAYRDLRASIAGAWPELGFYDPATGRALGHCDLPAEIGDALDDLTDLALDLRTALALADTDEADALAWLRFSHDSHWGDHVQDVTWHLRWLG